Proteins from a single region of Haliaeetus albicilla chromosome Z, bHalAlb1.1, whole genome shotgun sequence:
- the LOC138683883 gene encoding polycomb group RING finger protein 2-like, whose translation MDCDVPERWIVTTRPSLLEFGPRASASRLVPTLQLSGFARSGVSSEAFAEQVLVLGSGSCFLQLSAPNLRAVQGSSPALPGSGSRGTQEARSQQQSVTPAAAAPVTGSSSTSPAPPSPPQHVGTMAAELDNRCPICLDSWEEASYVMPCLHQFCYACILRWAESKPECPLCKRNVTSILHSVQADDNFKEHVVAPPPVPSVAVHLAGGAPGHPAAHNQPSAAQPLPRAPVGSLHPHVWASLFQEDPALLRPVMLWLRQELWLFFEGGRWETAAARRLVLSSLHLFGLDEETLFQLLRGALGEYTRTFVRQLIDTIVERCGGEARRRVGLEDARAAEEREGSPAAAPGPAASQRGSPAPSPAPSSSRGTAEAEELPSTSSAALRGGPGSPPSAPVPTHREHDEPQEDPEEAVPGPSAPSQGSELSPGGPRRAPKRRAGSPRASSPPNKRPPHRPQ comes from the exons ATGGACTGTGATGTCCCCGAGCGATGGATTGTTACCACGCGTCCCTCCCTGCTTGAATTCGGGCCCCGAGCCTCAGCCAGCCGGCTCGTGCCCACACTCCAGCTGAGCGGGTTCGCGAGGTCTGGAGTGTCGAGCGAGGCCTTTGCTGAGCAAGTGCTGGTGTTGGGCTCGGGCAGTTGCTTTTTGCAGCTCTCCGCGCCCAACCTCAGAGCCGTCCAAGGATCTTCCCCGGCCCTGCCAGGTTCAGGCAGCCGGGGCACCCAGGAGGCACGCTcgcagcagcagag CGTGACACCCGCTGCTGCAGCGCCGGTGACAGGGAGCAGCTCAAcgtccccagctccccccagcccaccgcAGCACGTGGGGACCATGGCCGCGGAGCTGGACAACCGCTGTCCCATCTGCCTGGACAGCTGGGAGGAGGCCAGCTACGTGATGCCGTGCCTCCACCAATTCTGCTATGCATGCATCCTGCGGTGGGCTGAGAGCAAGCCCGAGTGCCCCCTCTGCAAGAGGAACGTCACCTCCATCTTGCACTCGGTGCAGGCGGACGACAACTTCAAGGAGCACGTTGTCGCACCACCTCCAGTGCCATCAGTTGCCGTCCACCTGGCAGGAGGTGCTCCTGGCCATCCAGCCGCCCACAACCAGCCATCAGCTGCACAGCCGCTGCCCAGGGCTCCTGTGGGCAGCCTCCATCCCCACGTCTGGGCATCCCTCTTCCAAGAGGACCCAGCTCTGCTCCGGCCCGTGATGCTCTGGCTGCGACAGGAGCTGTGGCTCTTCTTCGAGGGTGGCCGCTGGGAAACAGCTGCAGCGCGGAGGCTCGTCCTGTCCAGCCTGCACCTCTTCGGCCTGGACGAGGAAACCCTGTTCCAGCTGCTGCGGGGTGCCCTGGGCGAGTACACGAGGACCTTTGTGCGCCAGCTGATCGACACCATCGTGGAGCGGTGCGGCGGGGAGGCACGACGCCGGGTGGGCCTGGAGGACGCCCGTGCTGCCGAGGAGCGGGAGGGCAGCCCTGCGgctgcccccggccccgctgcctcccaAAGGGGGtctcctgcccccagcccagccccctcCAGCAGCCGTGGCACAGCCGAGGCAGAAGAGCTCCCCAGCACCTCATCGGCTGCCCTTCGTGGGGGTCCTGGCagccctccctctgcccctgtTCCCACCCACAGGGAGCACGACGAGCCACAGGAGGACCCAGAGGAGGCTGTGCCCGGGCCCTCCgctcccagccagggcagcGAACTCTCCCCCGGGGGACCCCGGAGAGCCCCAAAgaggagggctggcagccctcGGGCCTCCTCACCTCCGAACAAGAGGCCACCCCACCGGCCACAGTAG